One stretch of Natronobacterium gregoryi SP2 DNA includes these proteins:
- a CDS encoding HIT family protein — protein MSTIFSQIVEGEIPARVVYEDETTLAFLDANPLAPGHTLVVPKDEYERLNDIPEDVADDLYDTIHRLVPAVEDAVDADASTVAFNNGEAAGQEVPHVHCHIVPRFEGDGGGPIHAVAGETPDLEDDELDEIAEDIESRA, from the coding sequence ATGAGTACGATCTTCAGCCAGATCGTCGAGGGCGAGATTCCCGCACGCGTCGTGTACGAAGACGAGACTACGCTGGCGTTCCTGGACGCGAATCCACTCGCGCCCGGGCACACGCTGGTCGTCCCCAAAGACGAGTACGAACGGCTGAACGACATCCCCGAGGATGTCGCCGACGACCTCTACGACACGATTCACCGGCTGGTCCCCGCCGTCGAGGACGCCGTCGACGCCGACGCCTCGACCGTCGCGTTCAACAACGGCGAGGCGGCCGGCCAGGAGGTCCCGCACGTCCACTGCCACATCGTCCCCCGGTTCGAGGGCGACGGCGGCGGCCCCATCCACGCCGTCGCAGGCGAGACGCCCGACCTCGAGGACGACGAACTCGACGAGATCGCCGAAGATATCGAGTCTCGAGCCTGA
- the ileS gene encoding isoleucine--tRNA ligase, with protein MSRFDDVDDQYDPHDLEQRVFDYWDDVDAYEQTVEHRSDGESFFFVDGPPYTSGSAHMGTTWNKTLKDVYLRFFRMQGYDVTDRPGYDMHGLPIETRVEERLGFENKKDIEEFGEENFIQECKEYAEEQLEGLQADFQDFGVWMDWDDPYKTVRPEYMEAAWWGFAKAAERGLVEKGNRSISQCPRCETAIANNEVEYDDVEDPSVYVKFDLKDRDGKIVIWTTTPWTIPANTFVAVDEEGDYVGVRAEKDGEEELLYVAEAKHEAVLKEGRYEDYETVEELSGEELIGWSYEHPLADQVPEHPDHEGAGEVYAADYVDTSGDGTGLVHSAPGHGEEDFERGHELGFPIFCPVDGDGVYTDEAGTYEGQFVKDADDEIIADLEDEGALLASGTVHHSYGHCWRCDTGIVQIVTDQWFITITDVKDELLANIEDSQWHPDWARDNRFRDFVEEAPDWNASRQRYWGIPLPVWTPEDRDDDEDRIVITDREELAERVDQEIDPETVDLHKDTVDELTITEDETTYTRVPDVFDVWLDSSVASWGTLDYPEDDSRFDELWPADFIVEAHDQTRGWFWSQLSMGSAALGDIPYEEVLMHGHALMPDGRAMSKSKDILIDPHEAIDRHGRDVMRLFLLSNNPQGDDMRFDWDGMQTMEDHLRTLWNVFRFPLPYMRLDDFDPQTTSLADVDDDLELVDEWVLARLQSTKAEMTDHFEDRRQDKAVDALLEFVVEDVSRFYVQAVRERMWEEEDSASKEAAYATLYRVLRETVALLAPYAPFISEEIYGTLTGDAEHDTVHMCDWPELDEYWVDEQLEEDVAYLRAIEEAGANARQQAGRKLRWPVPRVVVAADDDRVAEAVERHTGLLEDRLNAREIELVSAEERWEELQYSAEADMSELGPAFGDRAGQVMNALNEARIDDPDLESLEEAVEDVLEADESIEKSMVSFVTETPDDIAGTAFGLNGDDRGVVYVDASLTENIESEGYAREVIRRVQEMRKDLELDVEERIALDLAIDDDRVAELVDDREDLIREEVRADELRAVEDGDGHRKEWDVEGVTMEIAVEPLAAAEASD; from the coding sequence ATGAGCAGGTTCGACGATGTCGACGACCAGTACGACCCACACGACCTAGAGCAGCGGGTCTTCGATTACTGGGACGACGTCGACGCCTACGAGCAGACGGTCGAGCACCGATCCGACGGTGAATCGTTCTTCTTCGTGGACGGGCCGCCGTACACCTCCGGCTCGGCACACATGGGGACCACCTGGAACAAGACCCTGAAAGACGTCTACCTCCGCTTTTTCCGAATGCAGGGGTACGACGTCACCGACCGACCGGGATACGACATGCACGGACTCCCCATCGAGACCCGCGTCGAGGAGCGTCTCGGGTTCGAGAACAAGAAAGACATCGAAGAGTTCGGCGAGGAGAACTTCATCCAGGAGTGCAAAGAGTACGCCGAGGAGCAACTCGAGGGGCTGCAGGCGGACTTCCAGGACTTCGGCGTCTGGATGGACTGGGACGACCCGTACAAGACGGTCCGTCCGGAGTACATGGAAGCGGCCTGGTGGGGCTTCGCGAAGGCCGCCGAGCGCGGCCTCGTCGAGAAAGGGAACCGCTCGATCTCGCAGTGTCCGCGGTGTGAGACGGCGATCGCGAACAACGAGGTCGAGTACGACGACGTCGAGGACCCCTCGGTCTACGTCAAATTCGACCTGAAGGACCGAGACGGGAAGATCGTCATCTGGACGACCACGCCCTGGACGATCCCGGCGAACACCTTCGTCGCCGTCGACGAGGAGGGTGACTACGTCGGCGTTCGCGCCGAAAAGGACGGCGAGGAAGAGCTACTCTACGTCGCCGAAGCCAAACACGAGGCGGTCCTGAAGGAGGGCCGCTACGAGGACTACGAAACCGTCGAGGAGCTTTCGGGCGAGGAGCTGATCGGCTGGTCCTACGAGCATCCGCTGGCCGACCAGGTCCCCGAACACCCAGATCACGAGGGCGCAGGCGAGGTCTACGCCGCCGACTACGTCGACACGAGTGGCGACGGCACGGGGCTCGTCCACTCCGCGCCGGGCCACGGTGAGGAGGACTTCGAGCGCGGCCACGAACTCGGGTTCCCGATCTTCTGTCCCGTCGACGGCGACGGCGTCTACACCGACGAGGCCGGCACGTACGAGGGGCAGTTCGTCAAAGACGCCGACGACGAGATCATCGCCGATCTCGAGGACGAAGGAGCATTGCTCGCCTCCGGCACCGTCCACCACAGCTACGGACACTGCTGGCGCTGTGATACGGGAATCGTCCAGATCGTCACCGACCAGTGGTTCATCACGATCACCGACGTCAAGGACGAACTCCTCGCAAACATCGAGGACAGTCAGTGGCACCCCGACTGGGCCCGGGACAACCGCTTCCGCGATTTCGTCGAGGAGGCACCCGACTGGAACGCCTCACGACAGCGCTACTGGGGGATTCCACTCCCCGTGTGGACACCGGAAGATAGGGACGACGACGAGGATCGCATCGTCATCACCGACCGCGAGGAACTCGCCGAGCGAGTCGACCAGGAGATCGATCCCGAGACCGTCGACCTCCACAAGGACACCGTCGACGAGCTGACGATCACCGAAGACGAGACCACCTACACTCGTGTCCCCGACGTGTTCGACGTCTGGCTCGACTCTTCGGTGGCGTCGTGGGGGACGCTGGACTACCCCGAGGACGACAGCCGGTTCGACGAGCTCTGGCCAGCCGACTTCATCGTCGAAGCCCACGACCAGACCCGTGGCTGGTTCTGGTCGCAACTCTCGATGGGGTCCGCCGCACTCGGCGACATCCCCTACGAGGAGGTCCTGATGCACGGCCACGCGTTGATGCCAGATGGCCGCGCGATGAGCAAGTCCAAGGACATCCTGATCGACCCCCACGAAGCCATCGACCGTCACGGCCGGGACGTCATGCGGCTGTTCCTGCTGTCGAACAATCCGCAAGGCGACGACATGCGTTTCGACTGGGACGGGATGCAGACGATGGAGGACCACCTCCGGACGCTGTGGAACGTCTTCCGGTTCCCGCTGCCGTACATGCGACTGGACGACTTCGATCCGCAAACGACCAGCTTAGCGGACGTCGACGACGATCTCGAGCTCGTCGACGAGTGGGTGCTCGCCCGCCTCCAGTCCACCAAAGCCGAGATGACCGACCACTTCGAGGACCGTCGCCAGGACAAAGCCGTCGACGCCCTCCTCGAGTTCGTCGTCGAGGATGTCTCGCGGTTCTACGTCCAGGCCGTCCGCGAACGGATGTGGGAGGAAGAAGACAGCGCCTCCAAGGAGGCCGCCTACGCGACGCTCTACCGCGTGCTGCGGGAGACGGTCGCCTTGCTCGCCCCCTACGCGCCGTTCATCTCCGAGGAGATCTACGGCACGCTCACCGGCGACGCCGAACACGACACGGTCCACATGTGTGACTGGCCCGAACTCGACGAGTACTGGGTCGACGAACAGCTCGAGGAAGACGTCGCCTATCTCCGCGCGATCGAGGAAGCCGGCGCGAACGCCCGCCAGCAGGCCGGTCGTAAGCTTCGCTGGCCCGTGCCGCGAGTCGTCGTGGCGGCCGACGACGACCGCGTCGCCGAGGCCGTAGAGCGTCACACCGGCTTGCTCGAGGATCGACTCAACGCCCGCGAGATCGAACTCGTCTCCGCCGAGGAACGCTGGGAGGAACTCCAGTACAGCGCCGAGGCCGACATGAGCGAACTCGGCCCCGCCTTCGGCGACCGCGCCGGACAGGTGATGAACGCGCTCAACGAGGCTCGCATCGACGACCCAGACCTCGAGTCCCTCGAGGAGGCCGTCGAGGACGTGCTCGAGGCCGACGAGTCGATCGAGAAGTCGATGGTCTCGTTCGTCACGGAGACGCCGGACGACATCGCTGGCACTGCATTCGGGCTGAACGGCGACGATCGGGGCGTCGTCTACGTCGACGCCTCACTGACCGAGAACATCGAGAGCGAGGGTTACGCCCGCGAGGTCATCCGACGCGTCCAGGAGATGCGCAAGGATCTCGAACTCGACGTCGAGGAACGGATCGCGCTGGACCTCGCAATCGACGACGACCGCGTCGCCGAGCTGGTCGACGACCGCGAGGACCTGATCCGCGAGGAGGTTCGCGCCGACGAACTCCGAGCAGTCGAGGACGGTGACGGCCACCGCAAGGAGTGGGACGTCGAGGGCGTGACGATGGAGATTGCAGTCGAACCGCTGGCGGCTGCGGAAGCGTCGGACTAG
- a CDS encoding SHOCT domain-containing protein, whose translation MDDGLGSFFEMLMAITATATLPLGILAAVFSGFPAATAVFVIGWLLLVPIFAITSEYLGSSCREGDGVPWVRERVTSHSSESSTADERTADEDPLETLRDRYARGEIDDREFERRLERLIATEEVPEAAVGDRDERSGSGDRERLRE comes from the coding sequence ATGGACGACGGACTCGGATCGTTCTTCGAGATGCTGATGGCGATTACCGCCACCGCAACACTTCCGCTGGGCATCCTTGCGGCGGTCTTCTCGGGGTTTCCTGCAGCGACGGCCGTCTTCGTGATCGGCTGGCTGCTGCTGGTGCCGATCTTCGCGATCACCTCGGAGTACCTCGGATCGTCTTGTCGGGAGGGAGACGGCGTACCGTGGGTTCGCGAAAGAGTGACGAGCCACTCGAGCGAGTCGTCCACTGCCGACGAGCGGACGGCGGACGAGGACCCGCTCGAGACGCTCCGCGACCGGTACGCTCGCGGGGAGATCGACGACCGCGAGTTCGAACGGCGACTCGAGCGACTGATTGCGACGGAGGAGGTTCCGGAGGCAGCGGTCGGTGACCGTGACGAGCGGTCGGGCTCGGGTGACCGGGAGCGACTGCGGGAGTGA
- a CDS encoding PGF-CTERM sorting domain-containing protein gives MIVNFEYTLVCYRVVVVALLLVASLPVGIAGAVGSGSVAASERPEQIDSGVSVERSVSGIDRSDRFAIPSSDVLQRTTTLRHLPDDPGEFEAEMTFEVPDAVTELEVDLESEATVRSTDGLEATGDGVYEWTESTDEPSMVLTVPANRTGDERHQQAAVRNASGGDAGYTFVDTGEWGVVQVPQASLSWRETESVGFESTAAVDGPGATGGDIAVFGEVTEHERAVDSERHRLVVPEAADLDEEPDDVLETLAAGSDALSVGERPDELFVVAAPTDAEWGPRGLQYGDGDVWVRADASLAEPDNVWLHEYVHARQAFAGPQDGTATETEWLIEAQAEYYAALIALEKGLIEFDGFQRFLERGEQSPYAAGVLAEPESWDAETDYVKGPLVYGELDRQLRLETDGDRMLEDVFRELNARSDKGTVTAVDFLEAVENAGGTAVKERAERYTRTKAVPSVWERSEHEVAFDQPVATVEYGFGAEPIEVEDDSWERWERDDETVTAVPVGEPVTVPVDVENAGDWNGTYDATLHVDGSVVDHVEGFLAAGDRTTERLEWTPTEQGVSELRVGDETATAFARGPSSVTVTDLDVEPEDADPGESVTATATVEAATDRPGAAVLEVRTPEGVAAEEPVLVRPGETATLESDVAFDDDGYYEVAVADRTTTVSVGGLPAAELEDVPGFGAVATVIVLLVVTAFAARRRED, from the coding sequence TTGATTGTCAACTTCGAGTATACGCTCGTGTGCTATCGGGTCGTCGTCGTCGCTCTTTTACTCGTTGCGTCGCTTCCCGTCGGTATCGCTGGTGCCGTCGGTAGCGGTTCGGTCGCCGCCAGCGAAAGACCGGAACAGATCGACAGCGGTGTCTCAGTCGAGAGGTCCGTCTCTGGGATCGATCGTTCGGACCGGTTCGCGATTCCTTCGAGCGACGTCCTCCAGCGGACGACGACTCTCCGACACCTCCCCGACGACCCCGGGGAGTTCGAGGCCGAGATGACTTTCGAGGTGCCCGACGCCGTCACCGAACTCGAGGTCGACCTCGAGTCCGAGGCCACCGTCCGGTCGACCGACGGACTCGAGGCGACCGGCGATGGGGTCTACGAGTGGACGGAATCGACCGACGAGCCGTCGATGGTGCTGACGGTGCCTGCGAACCGAACTGGGGACGAGCGACACCAGCAGGCCGCAGTGAGAAACGCCAGCGGCGGGGACGCCGGCTACACCTTCGTCGATACTGGCGAGTGGGGGGTCGTCCAGGTTCCCCAGGCGAGTCTCTCTTGGCGGGAGACCGAGTCCGTCGGCTTCGAGTCGACGGCGGCCGTCGACGGCCCCGGCGCGACCGGCGGCGATATCGCCGTCTTCGGCGAGGTGACCGAACACGAACGAGCAGTCGACAGCGAGCGCCACCGGTTGGTCGTCCCCGAGGCGGCCGACCTGGACGAAGAGCCCGACGACGTGCTCGAGACGCTCGCAGCCGGCAGTGACGCCCTCTCGGTCGGCGAACGTCCCGACGAACTGTTCGTCGTCGCGGCTCCGACAGACGCCGAGTGGGGGCCACGCGGACTCCAGTACGGCGACGGTGATGTCTGGGTCCGCGCCGACGCCAGCCTCGCCGAACCCGACAACGTCTGGCTCCACGAGTACGTCCACGCTCGCCAGGCGTTTGCGGGCCCACAGGACGGCACTGCGACCGAAACCGAGTGGCTGATCGAGGCCCAGGCCGAGTACTACGCCGCCCTGATCGCCCTCGAGAAGGGCTTGATCGAGTTCGACGGGTTCCAGCGATTCCTCGAGCGTGGCGAGCAATCGCCTTACGCCGCCGGCGTTCTCGCCGAACCGGAGAGCTGGGACGCCGAGACCGACTACGTGAAAGGGCCGCTGGTCTACGGCGAACTCGACCGCCAGCTCCGGCTCGAGACCGACGGCGATCGGATGCTCGAGGACGTCTTTCGTGAACTCAACGCCCGGTCTGACAAGGGGACGGTGACAGCGGTGGACTTCCTCGAGGCGGTCGAGAACGCGGGCGGCACGGCGGTCAAGGAACGCGCCGAACGCTACACGCGAACGAAGGCCGTGCCGTCGGTGTGGGAGCGATCCGAACACGAAGTGGCGTTCGACCAGCCGGTCGCGACCGTGGAGTACGGATTCGGTGCGGAGCCGATCGAAGTCGAGGACGACTCCTGGGAGCGGTGGGAACGCGACGACGAGACGGTTACCGCCGTTCCAGTCGGTGAACCGGTCACTGTCCCCGTCGACGTCGAGAATGCCGGTGACTGGAACGGTACCTACGACGCCACGCTACACGTCGACGGGTCGGTCGTCGACCACGTCGAGGGCTTTCTCGCAGCCGGCGACCGGACGACGGAGCGACTCGAGTGGACGCCGACCGAGCAGGGCGTCTCCGAACTCCGCGTCGGCGACGAGACGGCGACTGCGTTCGCCCGCGGCCCCTCGAGCGTCACCGTCACCGACCTCGACGTCGAACCCGAAGACGCCGACCCCGGCGAGTCGGTGACGGCGACGGCGACGGTCGAAGCCGCAACCGATCGTCCCGGCGCGGCGGTGCTCGAGGTCCGTACGCCCGAGGGCGTCGCCGCCGAAGAACCCGTCCTGGTCCGGCCCGGGGAGACTGCGACGCTCGAGTCCGACGTCGCGTTCGACGACGATGGATACTACGAGGTGGCCGTCGCCGATCGAACGACGACGGTCTCGGTTGGCGGGCTGCCGGCGGCCGAACTCGAGGACGTCCCCGGTTTTGGCGCAGTCGCTACAGTCATCGTACTGCTGGTCGTGACGGCGTTCGCAGCGCGTCGCCGCGAAGACTAA